CGGAAGGCGTTCCGGGGAGGGGTCGAAGGAATCTCCAGGCCCACAGCGCTCGTGAGGTCCACGATCCGGAGGCCGAGCAGCTTCCGGGATCGATGGGGCGGGCCGTCGCGGCGGCGTCCTCGGCGGTTTATGATCCCGAAGAGGAATCCGTCGATCTCCGAAAGCCCGCGACATTCAGGAGCCTTGAAATGGCCGTATGGTCGTGCCGCGTCGTTCTGTTCACCGTGCTGGCAGCCCTTGCCGCACCCGCCTCCGCCTGGCAGGCCGCCAAGAAGGAACAGCAGCCTTACCGCCCCACCCAGGCCGAACGCGCGGAGATCGAGGCGAAGATCGGCGACCTGACCCGCGCGATCGAGGCGGCTGCAGTCGCGAAGGATGAGGACGCGCTCGCGGACGTCGAGATCGCCCGCAAGGCCGCTGTCTGGACGCTCAAGTTCAACGAGTTCTTCGAGGCTCGCGACGTCGCGCGCACGTTGAAGGTGCTCGACAAGGGGTTGGCCCGGGCGAAGGATCTGGCCGAGGGCCGCAAGCCCTGGACCCAGGCGTCGGGCACGACCGTCCGAGGCTACCGCTCGAAGGTGGACGGGTCGATTCAGCCCTACGCGGTCGTCGTGCCGGCGAAGAGGCCGACCGGAAAGTCACGGCTTGACGTCGTGCTCCACGGCCGCAACGCGACGATCAGCGAGGTCCGCTTCTTCGACTCCCAGGACGGCAAAGCCGCCCCGAACGATCAGGAAGGGATCATTCTGCACGTCTACGGTCGAGGCAACAACGCCTACCGCTGGGCCGGCGAATCGGACGTCTTTGAAGCCATGGACGCCGTCCGCCGCAATTACTCGATCGACGAGGACAAGATCGTGCTGAGGGGCTTCTCGATGGGAGGGGCCGGGGCCTGGCACCTGGCGCTCCACCACCCCAGCCGTTGGTCGTCGGCCGAGGCTGGCGCCGGATTCACGGAGACGATCCGTTACGCCAAGCTCGTCGATCCCTCGGAGACGACTCGCAAGCTGTTGCGGATCTATGACCCCGTCGACTACGCCCGGAACGCCTTCGACGTTCCAATCGCCGGCTACGGCGGTGAGAACGACCCCCAGGCGCAGGGGTCGCTGAACATCCTGGAAGCCCTGCAGAGCCAGGGCGTGCCAATGAAGACCGAGGGCCTGGTCACCGTCGCGGAAGGGCCCGATTTTCGCCGGATCGTCGGCAAGGGGATGGGCCACGCCGTCGACAAGGAGAGCGCCCGGCTCCTGAAGGCGTTCCACGACGACCGCATCCCGCGCGGGGCTGTCAAACCGGCGAATCGAATCCGGTTCATCACCTACACACTGAAATTCCCCCGCGTCGACTGGCTGACGATCCACCGCCTCGGCGAGCACTACGCCCCCGCCACCCTCGACGCCGATCTGAAGGACGGCGTCGCGACCGTCCGGACCGCGAACGTCGCCGCGCTGGCCGTGGATCGTAAGGTCGCCGATCGGCTCAGCCTCGACGGCCGCGATTTCTCGTTGGCGGGAGTCTCGGACCAGGCTCTGTTCCGCAAAGCGCCAGGAGGCTGGAAAGCGCTCGACCAGGCCGAGGCGAAGGTGGTTCTTGCGAACTCGGCCCGCGAAAAAGCGCCCGGCGTTCAGGGGCCGATCGACGACGCCTTCACGACGTCCTTCCTGTGCGTCCGAGGAACCGGCAAGCCCGCCGATCCCCGCGTCCAGACCTGGGCCGACGCCCGCTTGAAGACCTTCGCCGATGAGTGGGAACGCTGGATGCGCGGGACTCTCACGATCAAGGACGACGTCGCCCTGACCGAGGAAGACGTCAAGAACAACAACCTCATTCTGTTCGGAGACCCAGGCTCGAACTCCTGGATCAAGAAACTGGCGCCCGACCTTGGCCTGTCCTGGACGCCGACAGAGTTGAAGCTCCGAGGCAAGACGTATCCCGCCGCCGGCCACGCCCCAGCCCTGATCCAGGTCAACCCGAGGAACCCGCTTCGCTACGTGGTGGTCAACTCCGGGACGAGCTTCGGCGAGAAGGAGTACAAGGGAACGAACGCCCTGCTCTACCCGCACGCAGCGGACTACAGCGTCTATCGCGTCGGCTCTGGCGAGGAGCGCATCGTTGAAGGATTCTTCGATGAGTCCTGGAAGTGAGCCGATCGTTGGTCCAGGCGCGGATCAGGGAGCCGGCAGGACGCGGCGTGCGTTGTCCTGCCGGATCGACCTGGCGTGCTCAGGCGGCAACGCGGACTCCCTGAACTTTAGCTCGGACGCCTCGGGGTAGAAAAACGGGGCGTGCGAGCCGTACAGGAGCCGGTCGGGCCCGATCTGGGCGACGAGGCGCTTGAGGCCTTCCATGCCTTCGAGCATCGCGATGTCGACCCAGACGTCCCCTGCCTCCAGCAGTTTGCGAAGCGGTTGACCGGTCAGGTTCTTGAGGCCGTTCAGCAGGACGATCCTGGGTCGGCTGGGACGAGCCAGCAGCGGGATCAGGGGGGCGGCGTCGGTCGTCGGGAGGTTCTTGAGCAACGGGTGCAAGTGCCGATCGTCGTCCATTTTCATGGCAATCTGGACGATCAGGCCCCGATGGCCGGCCTCGTCGAGCAATTCGGCGAAGGCCGGGTTATCAAGCCCATAGCCGTGGTAGTTGGGATGCAGCCGGACGCCGGGCATCCTGTGGACTTCCTGGCAGCGCCGAAGATCCTCACGCCAATCGGGGAGCGTCGGGTCGATCGCGCCGATCGGACGGAGGAGCCCGTCGCCGTGAGCCCGGCAAATCTCGGCCGTGCGTGCGTTGACGGCGGCGAAGTCGCGATGGAGCATCGCGTCGAAATTGCCGGCCCAGGCCTCGGTCACTCTGAGGCTCCGCAGCCGGGCGACGAGGGCCTCAGGCTGATCGCAGGGGAGGCGTCGAAAAGGCCACTGGGAGAGCGAGACGTTGACGTCGATCATTTCTCGATGCCCTTGGCCCGGAGGATCGGCAGCAGCAGCCGGCGCAGGTTCTCGCCGAGGATGAGCTTGCGGTCGGCCTCGGTCACGTCGGCGCCCATGACCTTACCAAGCTGAGACGCGAAGCTCCTCCCGGGGGCGTCGCTGCCGTAGAGAACCCGCTCAGCGCCCAGTTCGCGGACGGCCGTCTCGACCATCCCGGCCGTCGGGTCGCCGCCGCCGAGGTCGACGGCCACGTTCGGGTAGGGACGAACGGCGCGGACGCCGATCTCCCATTGGCCCCCGGTGTGGCCGCAGATGATGGTCGCGTCGGGGTGCCTCGCCGCCAGGGCGGCCAGGTCCATCGGCGTCGACTCGCCGGGAAGGTTTCCCTGAGCCTTGACCCAGGTGTGCTGGAAGATCACCGCCTTGAGCGCCTGAGCGCGACGGACCAACTCGTCGGCCGCCGCAGAATCGCAGCGCTCGGCGACCCACAATTTCAGGCCGACCATCGGCCCGTCGCGGACGCAACGGTCGATCTCGCGGAGGCTGGCCTCCACGTGCTTCGGGCTCACGTAGACGAATCCGAAAGCGCGGTGATGCCAGTGGTCGAGGGCCCGGAGCACCTGGTCGTTCTGTCGCGTCAGGTCGGCCGGCGAGGGGTCGTACGACCAGGGATCGCCCATGAAGACGACCAGGCGGTCGATCCCCATCCGATCGGCGGCCACGATCAGCCGGGCCATCGACTCCTCGGGCGTCTTCTCGCCCGTGCCGGCGAGGTGCGTGTGAAGGTCCCAGATCAAGGCGACGCCCCCTATTCAATCCTGGATCCGCAGCAGGAAGGCGATCAGATCGGCCATCTCCGCCGGTGCGACGGTCTTCTCCAGCCCTTCCGGCATCAGGGATTTCCCCGTGCTGGAGAGCTCGGCCACGTTGCGCCGGAGGATGGTCTGCTCGGCGGCTTCACGACCGCGGAGCGTGACGCCTGTCGGCGACTCCGATGCCACCAGCCCCGTCGCGACGCGGCCGTCGTCGATCGCCACGACGTACTCGAGGAACTCCGGCGAGACTTCGCGGTTGGGGTCCAGGATGTTCACCAGGATCTCCTCGGCCGTCCGGCGGCGGACACCGGCGAGGTTCGGCCCAACCGCATAGCCGCGCGTTCCCAGCTTGTGGCAGGCCAGGCACTCGCGTTCGAAGACGACCCGGCCGCGATCGGCATTCCCGGGCGTCGCCAGGGCCGGCTTGTAAGCGGCGATCGCCGTCGCGCGAGGGCCGACCGTCTCGCCGGCGAACAGCGTCGCGGCTCGTGAGCGGATCGTCGACTCGCGGTCGTTGACCAATGCGGTTCGACGCGTCGGCGGGATCTGACCCGGGGCGACGGTCCCCGCCTGGACGGCATCGAGCAGCGGCCCGATCCAGGACCGGCGACCGAGCAGCAACCCCACGACGTCGTTCCGCAGCCCCGGCGTGTAGCCCTTCCACGGACCCAGCAACAACCCGGCGACTTCGGGTCGATCAAATCCACCCAGGGCCTTCGCCGCGGCCGATTGCAGCGCCGAAGGCTGATTCGGGCCCAGCAGGGGTGCCAGAGCCCGGGAAGCTCGGTCATAGTCCGCCTGGCCCAGCACGGCCGCGGCCTGCGTTCGCCGAACCGCCTCGGACGAGTCGTCCGGCGCGATGGTCGCCGCCGAGTTGAACAGGCCTGAGAGCCACTCGGCTGAAGCCGGGGGCAGGCCCTTGAGGTCGGAGAGCTTCCGACGATTGCGCGACAGCCCGTCGCCCAGCCCTAGCGCGACATCAACCGCTGCGTCGTTTCGCTCTCTCCTGGAGAGCGCCGCGAGGACTCGGCCGATCTCGTCCTCATGTCCCCTCGCACCGACCACCAGGGCGAGCGAGCGGAGCAACGAGGCCCCTTCGACGCTCGCTGAGAAGGCTTGCTCGTCATGCAGCCGATCGAACAAACCGGCCGGATCAGCCGTCGCCGAGCTGAGGACGGCCGTTCGGATCCAGACGTCGCCCGCATCCCTCCGAGCGATTGTCGCCAGGGCCTGCGCGACGCCGTCGCCCTGAATCTCCCCTAGCGTAAAGGCGACCTGGAACCGAACGCGCGGCGCTGGATCGTCGGCCAGGCGCAGGACCGCATCGCGAAGACTCTTTGATCCGGCGAGCCGGGGTTCAGCCAGCAGAACGGCGTGCTCCCGGACGTGCGGCGACTCGTCGCCGAGCGCCGTTTGGAGGTCTCCGTTTTCCAACTCCGTCAGGCCGTCGAGCGAGTAGAGGGCGTGCAGCCGGCCGCGAGCGTCTTTCGATTCCCGCAGGAGTCGTTTCAAGGGGGCGACGGCGACGTGGTCCTGGCGTTCGTAGATCAGCCGGTGGGCCGTCTCACGATGCCAGCCGTTGGGATGCTCAAGCAGGCGGACCAACTCGTCGATGGACGCACCGCTCAGCCGAGGCGTTTCGCGGCGCTGGAAGCTGGGAGGAGTCAGGCGGTAGATCCGGCCCCGATCCTCGCCGCTGCGAAGGTCGAGCCTCGACAGAATGTCCTCGGGGATCGACCAGGGATGTTCGATCGTCTCGCGGTACATGTCGAGGACGTGGAGCGTACCGTCGGGGGCGTTGACGAAGTTGACGGGGCGGAACCAGGTGTCGGTCGAGGCGATGAACTCGGCCTTTTCGTCGGCGCGACGTGCGCGGAATGTCACGCCGTCCGGTTCGACCGCCATCCGGTGCACGAGATTGTTGGCGACCTCGCCCAGGAAGAGGTTCCCGCGATAGGCGTCCGGATAGGCGTCGCCCCGGTAGAAGGTCAGACCGCTCGACGACGTCAGGCTGCCGCCGGCGACGAGCTCGCTGCGAGGCATGGCCTTGCCGACCTCCGTCCAGCGCCGGGCGCGCAGCTCGCGCCAGGGTTCGGGCGGGCTGACTCGGAACAGCGAGATTGCGTCGCCGGCCTCGGCCGCATCGTTCAGGACCTTCGGCGTCGGCAGGAATGGGTTGCGGGCGAGATAGCGAGCCGGCAGGACCACGTGTTCGGCCGGGTTGCGAATGTCGCAGAGGAAGCGGTCGCCCCAGTCGTCGAAGGTGTTGCCGAACCGCGCCCCGCCGGAGACGACCTCGAACTGCTTGGACGCGGGATCATATCGGAAGTCGTGGCGGCCGAGCGTGACGCCGGCCTCCTTGGGGGATTCCGGGATGCGAATATCCCCCCCGTTGCTCGACCCCGCCCCGTAGATCCGATGATCGAGGCCCCACTGGAGGTTGTTCATCACGGCCTGGACGTTGAACTTCCGGAAGCCCGTCAGAACCTTGCGACGCTCCTCGGCCTTCAGGTCGCCGTCGTGGTCCTTGAGATACCAGACGTCGGGCGTCGCGGCGACGAACACGCCCCCCTTCCAGACGGCGAGGCCCGTCGGCCAGGAGAGCTTGTCGGCGAAGATCTCGCTGCGGTCGAAATCGCCGTCGCCGTCGTCGTCGATGAGGATGCGCACGCGGCCGATCGGCGGGTCCTGGTTATCGGCGAACGGCTTGTCCTTGGCGGCGTCGACGTGGGGGTAGTCGGTCATCTCCACGACGTAGAGCCGTCCGTCCTCGTCGTAGGCCGCGGCGACGGGATCCATCACCAGCGGCTCGGCGGCCAGCAAGTCGAGCCGAAAGCCGCCGAGCGCCTGGAACGATTTCAGCGCCTCGGCGGGAGGCTTCGCTTCGAAACGCGGCAGCGGGTCGTCGGCTCCGAGCGTCAAGAGCGCCAGCAGCGCGAGGCCCACGGGGAGCGTTCGGTTCATCTCGTAGGTTTTCCTGGATGGAATTCGGGGGGCGTCGACTCTCGAAGGTAGCCCGGTCCGGCGGGACAATCCAGTAGGCTTTATCCCAGGATCGGCCGCCCCTGTACTTGACCCGAACCCGCCGCTATCGTGAGGCGACCGACCCGAGGTCCCACCACGTCGGCCGATCACATGCGCCAGGCGAGCAGCGCAACGGCCGCGTCACGACGATTCGGAGCCTCTCCCGATGTCGCATCCCCAATCGCGTCGAGCGTTCGGTTTTCGTCTGGCGGGGCTCGGCCTGGCCGGCTCGGCCCTCTCCTCGCGAGCCTTCGCCGAAGCCGCGCAGACGCCTCCTCCCGATCCGGTCGTCGCCGTCACTTCCGAAATGCGACCGAAGCCGGGGCTGATCCTCGTCTCCGACCAGCAGCTTCTGGACCTTCGCGATCCCGACAAGCCCGTCGACATCAGCCTGGGTTCCCAGCCTCACGTCGTCACGTTGCGGCAGCTCTGCGAGCAGGCGAAGGCCGGCCGGGGCGAGAAGGTCACGCTGGCTTTCGACGAGTTCTTCTCGCAGTACCGCCCTGGCCAGCAAGGGAAGCCGCGCACGCTCACGCCCGATTCCGACGGCTACCTCGAATGCCTCTCCAAGATCGGCGAGACGCTCCGATCCTACGGCCTCGGTCTGGAGTTGAGCCTACTGACACCCCTGGAAATCGGCGCGGCCTACGCGAAGACGACCGGCGAGTCGGGAGAGTGGGTCCAGTATCGCGAGGGATGGCGGGATCCCCGTACCGGCCGGTTCAGCGTCTCGCTCTGGCAGCAACTCCGGTGGACGAACAACAAGGGGACGATCGAGCTGAACCGGATCGACGTGAAGGCCTACGCCTTCCGTGAGCGTCGCCTGGGCCAGAGCCGCTTCTTCCACGTCGATCCGTCGCGGATCGTCCGACTGGAGCATTCGCTCGTCATCGAGGAGGACGAGTCCGCCCCAGACGCGCGCCGTCGGCGAATCACGGTGAGCGGCCGGGGGGATGCGCCGGGGAGGGATCTCGATCGCGTGCTCGTCGTCGTCCGGTACAGGACGCCGGAGATGGATTACTTCAGCGATCGCGCACTCCCCTTCCTTCGGGAGCTGATCGACAGGTATCACGCCGCCGGGATTCCGCTCGCGGGCCTCTACTCGGACGAGGTCCACATCCAGCAGGACTGGGGATACGACTCCCATCACGACGAGGGCCAGTTCAACCTGCGCTACCTCACGCCGAACCTCGCGCGCCGATTCGCTGAGAAGTACGGCCAGGAGTTCGCCGATTTCGAGAAGTTCCTCGTCTACTTCGCCTACTCCCAGCACGCCTTCGATCCGACTCTCGCCGCCAGGCTGCCGGCCCTGCACACGCTTGGTCCAGACGCCGAGGGGGTGGCTCGCACCGCCCTGCTCCGTCGCCGCTACTTCGACCTTCTGGACCGTACGGTCGTCGACCTGTTCGTCGCCGCCAAGCGGCACGCGGAGAAGTCCTTTGGGCGCGAGCTGGAGGCCACGGCCCACGCGACCTGGGCCCAGAGCCCGACGATCGACTACTGGAGCCCCGGCGACTCCCGGCCGATGAACCCGATGAAGTACGAGTACACGCCGAACTTCGTCTGGTCGAACACGGTCCACCAGGCGTCGGCCGCCTGCGACGACTACTTCCGCTGGGGGGAATTCCTCACTGGCGGCGGCACCGACCATGCCGAGGGAGGATGGTCCGACCGCGACTATTACGGCCTGGCGCTGGGGTCTTCGTTGGGTGCGGTGAACCCGAATCGTCCCTACGCCTACGCGGCCGGCTGGGGATGGCCCGCCGAGGTCGGTGAACGCTACTCGGCGCTTCAGGCTGCCTACGGCGTGGGAGGACGGCCAGCCTTCCAGGCGATCACGGAGCGTCGCGGTCGTGAAGTGCCGGTCCTGATGCTCTACCCGCTCTCACTCGTCGCCTGGGAGGAGCGGTTCGGTTCCTGGATGATCCAGTACGGCTACGCGAACTACGCGACGCCCGAGGTCCTCCTGAAGCAGGGTGAAATCGCCGACGGTGCTCTCGTTTTGGCCGGGCGACGCTACACCACGATCGCCGTCCTCTTCGAACCCTCGCCGCCGCCCGGCTTGCTGCCGATGCTGGAGAAGTTCGTGGCGGCCGGCGGTCGACTCGTCTGGGCTGGCCCTCCACCGCGGCTCGACATGGACGGGTCGCACGTGCTGGAACGCTGGCGGCAGTTGGTCGGCGTGAAGTCGCTCCAATTCGACCGCGAGGGGCATCCCGCGGCGGGGGGCGTGGTCGAATTCGCCGAGATCCTGAAGCCAGCCCCCTCGCAGACGATCCTGACCGATTTCCTCGTCGATCTCGTCTACCCCGTGGAGGCCGCCGATGGCGCTGAGACGACCGTCGTCGCGCGAGTTGCCGGCCAGGCGATCGGCCTGCACCGGCGAGCCGGCCGTGGGAGCGTGACGTTCCTGGGATTCCGTCCCCGCGACGACCAGGCGGCCTCGCTGGGCGTCGAGGCCCGCACCTGGTTCGAGATCCTCAAAGCGCTCGGGGCTTACCCGAAAAGTCGTTCCGACGTCCCCGTCGAGGATGATCCCTCGATCGTCTCGCGGACGTCTCCGTACCTGGCGACGCGCTTCCCCAACGGCACGATCATGCTGGCCGCCCACTATCGGTCGCACGTGGAAAGCTGGCCCGGAGGCTTTCAACGCGACGCGGCGCAGGATCGCTCCATCCTGGAACGAAACCCATTGCCGTCGGATGCGATCGAGGTCGACGAACTGTGGGTCTCGGGCCATCGTGTGACCTACCGGGGCCGCCTGGCCGTCGCCCTCCGGCTCGACGACGCGGGGAATCTGATCGCCTTTGGCGGGCATGGGACCTCCGGCATCCGGATCGACGGCCGCGAGCATCGATTCGCCGACGCTCCCCTCGACTTCATCGCCTTCTCGCCGGTCCCCGAGGACCGCCGCGTGTCAGGAGGGGCCGTGATGATGGTCTGGCTTCAGGGCCATGGGAACGCCGAGGTCCGCATCCCGTGTCCCGTCGGGCTGAAATCCCCAAGAGTCTTCGTGCAGGGACCCCACCACGGGTCGCCGGGAGCGCAAGTCCCCGCGACGATCCTCGACGGCCTGCTCGTGATCCCCGGCCTTCCCGGAGGCGGCGGCGAACAGTTGCTCTACGTACTGCCCGGATGAGAATGACTTCGCCGGATCGAGAAGTCGATTCCGTCACCACTCGAAGGACCTCGTAGCGTGCAATTCCCTGGGACGGGCGGAATCCTGTTTCTGGCGTTCCTGCTCCTTCTTCTGCCCCTGGCGGCCTGGCGGACCAGCCGCAGGCTGCGCGGTGGGAGTGCAGGCTCAGGGCCGCCGGTCAGCCGCGTGCTCTACTGGCGAAGCGCCGTTGTCACGCAGCTCTTCCTGTTCGTCCTGGCTTTCATGGTTGGGTCGACGTTCCACTTCTCCATTTTCAAGGCGCCCCCGTCCGGCCCTACCCCCTGGCTTTGGGGGATTGTTGCGCTGGCCGTTTGCCTGGGCATTCGACAGGTCGGACGGTGGTCCCGGACGGAGGAAGAGCGGAAAAAGCTGGCCGTCTACCAACGAAGCCCGCGGACGAGGGTGGAAGCGGCCTGGTTCATCGCCGCGGTCGTTTGCGCGAGCGTCGCGGAAGAGGCGGCCTATCGAGGCGTCGGCTGGCAGTTGCTCTCCTATTCGACCGGCAGCGTCTGGGCTTCGGCGGGCATCCTCTCCGCGGCGTTCGCACTCGCTCACTGGAATCAGGGCTGGAAGAGCGGGGTTACCATCGCGGCGCTGGCGGCGACCTTCCACGGTCTCGTCGCCCTGACCGGCACGCTCGTCATCGCCATGATCGCCCACGCGGCCTATGACTTCGTGGCAGGCTACCTGATCAATCGACAGGCGAGAGCCTACGACCGAGAGGCTGAGACCGAACCTCAACAGGGCGAGGAGCGCGGGGACGAACGATAAGCCGTCGGCCCTCGATCATCGGAAGGCCGCGGAGATCGTGGAGGCCTGTGTCAGCAATCGGTTTTTGGTCGTAAGGTATTACTCGGAAGGGCACCCTGAAATCGCGGCCTCTGCATTCGGATGATGCGACGCGATCGGCCTTGAGAATTGTCCGAACCAAGCCAATTGATGAAGCCCACAGAGT
The nucleotide sequence above comes from Paludisphaera rhizosphaerae. Encoded proteins:
- a CDS encoding prolyl oligopeptidase family serine peptidase; its protein translation is MSRTASTPARILSPPWVAFKEHLAGPAILAGYAEGVPGRGRRNLQAHSAREVHDPEAEQLPGSMGRAVAAASSAVYDPEEESVDLRKPATFRSLEMAVWSCRVVLFTVLAALAAPASAWQAAKKEQQPYRPTQAERAEIEAKIGDLTRAIEAAAVAKDEDALADVEIARKAAVWTLKFNEFFEARDVARTLKVLDKGLARAKDLAEGRKPWTQASGTTVRGYRSKVDGSIQPYAVVVPAKRPTGKSRLDVVLHGRNATISEVRFFDSQDGKAAPNDQEGIILHVYGRGNNAYRWAGESDVFEAMDAVRRNYSIDEDKIVLRGFSMGGAGAWHLALHHPSRWSSAEAGAGFTETIRYAKLVDPSETTRKLLRIYDPVDYARNAFDVPIAGYGGENDPQAQGSLNILEALQSQGVPMKTEGLVTVAEGPDFRRIVGKGMGHAVDKESARLLKAFHDDRIPRGAVKPANRIRFITYTLKFPRVDWLTIHRLGEHYAPATLDADLKDGVATVRTANVAALAVDRKVADRLSLDGRDFSLAGVSDQALFRKAPGGWKALDQAEAKVVLANSAREKAPGVQGPIDDAFTTSFLCVRGTGKPADPRVQTWADARLKTFADEWERWMRGTLTIKDDVALTEEDVKNNNLILFGDPGSNSWIKKLAPDLGLSWTPTELKLRGKTYPAAGHAPALIQVNPRNPLRYVVVNSGTSFGEKEYKGTNALLYPHAADYSVYRVGSGEERIVEGFFDESWK
- a CDS encoding amidohydrolase family protein, encoding MIDVNVSLSQWPFRRLPCDQPEALVARLRSLRVTEAWAGNFDAMLHRDFAAVNARTAEICRAHGDGLLRPIGAIDPTLPDWREDLRRCQEVHRMPGVRLHPNYHGYGLDNPAFAELLDEAGHRGLIVQIAMKMDDDRHLHPLLKNLPTTDAAPLIPLLARPSRPRIVLLNGLKNLTGQPLRKLLEAGDVWVDIAMLEGMEGLKRLVAQIGPDRLLYGSHAPFFYPEASELKFRESALPPEHARSIRQDNARRVLPAP
- a CDS encoding amidohydrolase family protein; translated protein: MIWDLHTHLAGTGEKTPEESMARLIVAADRMGIDRLVVFMGDPWSYDPSPADLTRQNDQVLRALDHWHHRAFGFVYVSPKHVEASLREIDRCVRDGPMVGLKLWVAERCDSAAADELVRRAQALKAVIFQHTWVKAQGNLPGESTPMDLAALAARHPDATIICGHTGGQWEIGVRAVRPYPNVAVDLGGGDPTAGMVETAVRELGAERVLYGSDAPGRSFASQLGKVMGADVTEADRKLILGENLRRLLLPILRAKGIEK
- a CDS encoding PVC-type heme-binding CxxCH protein, encoding MNRTLPVGLALLALLTLGADDPLPRFEAKPPAEALKSFQALGGFRLDLLAAEPLVMDPVAAAYDEDGRLYVVEMTDYPHVDAAKDKPFADNQDPPIGRVRILIDDDGDGDFDRSEIFADKLSWPTGLAVWKGGVFVAATPDVWYLKDHDGDLKAEERRKVLTGFRKFNVQAVMNNLQWGLDHRIYGAGSSNGGDIRIPESPKEAGVTLGRHDFRYDPASKQFEVVSGGARFGNTFDDWGDRFLCDIRNPAEHVVLPARYLARNPFLPTPKVLNDAAEAGDAISLFRVSPPEPWRELRARRWTEVGKAMPRSELVAGGSLTSSSGLTFYRGDAYPDAYRGNLFLGEVANNLVHRMAVEPDGVTFRARRADEKAEFIASTDTWFRPVNFVNAPDGTLHVLDMYRETIEHPWSIPEDILSRLDLRSGEDRGRIYRLTPPSFQRRETPRLSGASIDELVRLLEHPNGWHRETAHRLIYERQDHVAVAPLKRLLRESKDARGRLHALYSLDGLTELENGDLQTALGDESPHVREHAVLLAEPRLAGSKSLRDAVLRLADDPAPRVRFQVAFTLGEIQGDGVAQALATIARRDAGDVWIRTAVLSSATADPAGLFDRLHDEQAFSASVEGASLLRSLALVVGARGHEDEIGRVLAALSRRERNDAAVDVALGLGDGLSRNRRKLSDLKGLPPASAEWLSGLFNSAATIAPDDSSEAVRRTQAAAVLGQADYDRASRALAPLLGPNQPSALQSAAAKALGGFDRPEVAGLLLGPWKGYTPGLRNDVVGLLLGRRSWIGPLLDAVQAGTVAPGQIPPTRRTALVNDRESTIRSRAATLFAGETVGPRATAIAAYKPALATPGNADRGRVVFERECLACHKLGTRGYAVGPNLAGVRRRTAEEILVNILDPNREVSPEFLEYVVAIDDGRVATGLVASESPTGVTLRGREAAEQTILRRNVAELSSTGKSLMPEGLEKTVAPAEMADLIAFLLRIQD
- a CDS encoding CPBP family intramembrane glutamic endopeptidase encodes the protein MQFPGTGGILFLAFLLLLLPLAAWRTSRRLRGGSAGSGPPVSRVLYWRSAVVTQLFLFVLAFMVGSTFHFSIFKAPPSGPTPWLWGIVALAVCLGIRQVGRWSRTEEERKKLAVYQRSPRTRVEAAWFIAAVVCASVAEEAAYRGVGWQLLSYSTGSVWASAGILSAAFALAHWNQGWKSGVTIAALAATFHGLVALTGTLVIAMIAHAAYDFVAGYLINRQARAYDREAETEPQQGEERGDER